A window from Camelus dromedarius isolate mCamDro1 chromosome 9, mCamDro1.pat, whole genome shotgun sequence encodes these proteins:
- the DHX34 gene encoding probable ATP-dependent RNA helicase DHX34 isoform X3, with translation MSPPRTREGRGHRDQHRAPSQEVALEKWNWNCPETRSLFEDAFFNDEGYIRQGSEECQKFWSFFERLQRFQNLKTTRKEEKDAGHPKHRITALADLPRTYDPRYRINLSVLGPDTWGPRELGRCLPPERVSEFRRALLHYLDFGQKQAFGRLAKLQRERAALPIAQYGNRILQTLKEHQVVVVAGDTGCGKSTQVPQYLLAAGFSHVACTQPRRIACISLAKRVGFESLSQYGSQVGYQIRFESTRSAATKIVFLTVGLLLRQIQWEPSLPQYQVLIVDEVHERHLHNDFLLGVLRRLLPTRPDLKVILMSATINISLFSSYFGSAPVVQVPGRLFPITVVYQPQEVEPTTSKSEKLDPRPFLRVLEAIDNKYPAEERGDLLVFLSGMAEISAVLEAAQTYASHTQRWVVLPLHSALSVADQDKVFDVAPPGVRKCILSTNIAETSVTIDGIRFVVDSGKVKEMSYDPQAKLQRLQEFWISQASAEQRKGRAGRTGPGVCFRLYAESDYDAFAPYPVPEIRRVALDALVLQMKSMNVGDPRTFPFIEPPPPSSLETAILYLQDQGALDSSEALTPIGSLLAQLPVDVVIGKMLILGSLFHLAEPVLTIAAALSVQSPFTRSAQSNPECAATRRPLESDQGDPFTLFNVFNAWVQVKSERNRNSRKWCRRRGIEEHRLYEMANLRRQFKELLEDHGLLAGAQDPKPGDSYSRLQQRRERQALYQLKRQHEEGAGRRRKVLRLQEEQDGYSSEEDPDRTTSQGAGDNVDIQDVKFKLRHNLEQLQAAASSAQALTRDQMALLKLVLGQGLYPQLAVPDPFNSGRKDSDQIFHTQAKQGTVLHPTCVFANNPEVLHTQEPEVRGGEGSRDDKDKMSSKHQLLTFVSLLETNKPYLVNCVRIPALQVHRLRSIDRGMHV, from the exons ATGTCCCCTCCCAGAACAAGGGAGGGCAGGGGTCACCGGGACCAACACCGGGCTCCCAGTCAGGAGGTGGCCCTGGAGAAATGGAACTGGAATTGTCCAGAGACACGAAGCCTCTTCGAGGATGCCTTCTTCAATGATGAGGGTTATATCCGCCAGGGTTCTGAGGAATGCCAGAAATTCTGGAGCTTCTTTGAACGCTTGCAGAGATTCCAGAATCTCAAGACCACCcggaaggaggaaaaagatgcTGGCCATCCCAAGCACAGAATCACTGCCCTGGCGGACCTACCTCGCACTTACGACCCGCGCTACCGCATCAACCTCTCTGTCCTTGGCCCTGACACTTGGGGCCCTCGGGAGCTGGGCAGGTGCCTGCCCCCGGAGAGAGTGTCCGAGTTCCGCCGAGCCCTGTTGCACTACCTTGACTTTGGCCAGAAGCAGGCTTTTGGGCGGCTGGCCAAACTGCAGCGTGAGCGTGCAGCGCTCCCCATCGCCCAGTATGGGAACCGCATCCTGCAGACGCTGAAGGAAcaccaggtggtggtggtggcaggtgACACGGGCTGTGGCAAGTCCACTCAGGTGCCCCAGTACCTGCTGGCTGCTGGCTTCAGTCACGTGGCATGCACCCAGCCCCGGCGAATTGCCTGCATCTCGCTGGCCAAGCGCGTTGGCTTTGAGAGCCTCAGTCAATATGGCTCGCAG gtcGGCTATCAGATTCGTTTTGAGAGCACACGGTCGGCGGCCACCAAGATCGTGTTCCTGACTGTGGGGCTGCTCCTGAGGCAAATCCAGTGGGAGCCCAGCCTGCCCCAGTACCAGGTCCTGATTGTGGATGAAGTCCACGAGCGACACCTCCACAACGACTTCCTCCTGGGTGTCCTGCGGCGCCTGCTGCCCACCCGGCCCGACCTCAAGGTCATCCTCATGTCGGCCACCATCAACATCTCGCTCTTCTCCAGCTACTTTGGCAGCGCCCCTGTGGTCCAGGTGCCGGGGAGGCTCTTCCCCATCACG GTCGTGTACCAGCCACAAGAGGTTGAGCCGACAACGTCCAAGTCGGAGAAGCTGGACCCGCGGCCCTTCCTCAGGGTGCTGGAGGCCATTGACAATAAGTACCCTGCTGAGGAGCGGGGTGACCTCCTGGTCTTCCTCAGCGGCATGGCAGAGATCAGCGCTGTGCTCGAGGCCGCCCAGACCTACGCCAGCCACACTCAGCGCTGGGTGGTGCTACCGCTGCACAGCGCCCTCTCCGTGGCCGACCAGGACAAG GTATTTGATGTGGCCCCCCCTGGAGTCCGGAAATGCATCCTCTCCACCAACATTGCTGAGACCTCAGTCACCATTGATGGGATCCGCTTTGTAGTAGATTCTG GGAAGGTGAAGGAGATGAGCTACGACCCACAGGCCAAACTGCAGCGGCTGCAGGAGTTCTGGATCAGTCAGGCCAGTGCGGAGCAGCGGAAGGGCCGGGCAGGCCGCACGGGCCCTGGCGTCTGCTTCCGCCTGTATGCCGAATCGGACTACGATGCCTTTGCCCCATACCCTGTCCCGGAGATTCGGAGGGTCGCCCTGGATGCATTGGTGCTGCAG ATGAAGAGCATGAATGTAGGGGACCCCCGAACCTTCCCCTTCATCGAGCCCCCACCACCATCCAGCTTGGAAACGGCCATCCTCTACCTCCAGGACCAGGGGGCCCTGGACAGCTCAGAGGCCCTCACCCCCATCGGGTCCCTGCTGGCCCAGCTGCCTGTGGACGTCGTGATTG GGAAGATGCTGATCCTGGGCTCCCTGTTCCACCTGGCGGAGCCCGTGCTCACCATCGCGGCTGCCCTCAGCGTCCAGTCGCCCTTCACCCGCAGCGCCCAGAGCAACCCAGAGTGTGCGGCCACGCGGCGGCCCCTGGAGAGTGACCAGGGTGACCCCTTTACGCTCTTCAACGTCTTCAACGCTTGGGTGCAG GTGAAATCTGAACGGAACAGAAACTCACGCAAGTGGTGCCGCCGCCGGGGCATAGAGGAGCATCGGCTGTACGAGATGGCCAACCTGCGGCGCCAGTTCAAG gaGCTGTTGGAGGACCACGGGCTGctggctggggcccaggaccCGAAGCCAGGGGACAGCTACAGTCGGCTGCAGCAGCGCCGGGAGCGCCAGGCGCTCTACCAGCTCAAACGCCAGCACGAGGAGGGCGCAGGGCGCAGGCGCAAGGTGCTGCGGCTCCAGGAGGAGCAGGATGGCTACTCCAGTGAGGAGGACCCAGATCGCACAACCTCCCAGGGGGCCGGCGACAACGTGGACATCCAG GATGTGAAGTTTAAGCTGAGACACAACCTAGAGCAGCTGCAGGCAGCTGCCAGCTCAGCCCAGGCCCTGACCCGGGACCAGATGGCCCTGCTCAAGCTAGTGCTGGGCCAAGGCCTCTACCCACAACTCGCCGTCCCGGACCCCTTCAACAGCGGCCGCAAGGACTCGGACCAG ATCTTCCACACCCAGGCCAAGCAGGGCACCGTGCTGCACCCCACCTGCGTCTTCGCCAACAACCCTGAGGTGTTGCACACCCAGGAGCCGGAGGTCAGGGGTGGCGAAGGAAGCCGAG ATGACAAGGACAAGATGAGCAGCAAGCACCAGCTCCTCACCTTTGTCTCCCTTCTGGAGACCAACAAACCGTACCTGGTGAACTGTGTCCGCATCCCTGCTCTCCAG GTCCACCGTCTGAGGAGTATTGACAGGGGCATGCACGTGTAG